A region from the Thermoplasmata archaeon genome encodes:
- a CDS encoding LysR family transcriptional regulator yields MDIAVQSSQIINGKQVTTRQLEALMAVQETSSQTAAARKLGISVPVLHKYISIIEEAAGEPVLITTPAGSVLTSAGKEITSIARSMEHRCVIDRGFTVCCSPVTEDIMMSVVSSLKIPDIHMIVSDDDYNIRMLRENRADLVIIDDPLYLFDAEEYLMDEIGYMGMVFVDRGPSFIRYKYGAQRVAFMYLDSLHRKYTVESETFSLPELLGSNKSFFIDEFMLTRRNLRLKSAVDPRNLRHAVTAIYREEDPRILKIVRAVKARNIA; encoded by the coding sequence ATGGATATCGCAGTCCAGAGTTCGCAGATCATCAACGGGAAGCAGGTCACGACGCGTCAGTTGGAGGCGTTAATGGCGGTACAGGAGACCAGCAGTCAGACCGCTGCGGCGAGGAAACTCGGGATATCCGTTCCTGTCCTTCACAAGTACATCTCGATAATCGAGGAGGCAGCAGGAGAACCTGTTCTGATCACCACGCCTGCGGGATCCGTACTAACGAGCGCCGGTAAGGAGATAACCTCCATAGCACGCTCGATGGAGCATCGCTGCGTGATAGACAGGGGCTTCACCGTCTGCTGTTCCCCGGTCACAGAGGACATCATGATGTCTGTGGTTTCATCCTTGAAGATTCCCGACATACACATGATCGTGTCCGACGACGATTACAATATCCGTATGCTGAGGGAGAACAGGGCAGATCTCGTCATCATCGACGATCCACTCTATCTGTTCGATGCGGAGGAATACCTCATGGACGAGATCGGCTACATGGGGATGGTGTTCGTGGACCGCGGCCCGTCCTTCATCCGTTACAAGTACGGGGCCCAAAGGGTGGCGTTCATGTATCTCGATTCGCTGCACAGGAAGTACACGGTGGAGTCGGAGACCTTCTCCCTCCCCGAACTGCTGGGGTCCAACAAGAGCTTCTTCATCGACGAGTTCATGCTCACAAGGAGGAACCTCAGGCTCAAGAGCGCAGTGGATCCGAGGAACCTCAGGCATGCGGTCACGGCCATCTACAGGGAAGAGGATCCGCGCATTTTGAAGATAGTACGTGCGGTTAAGGCCAGAAATATCGCTTAA
- a CDS encoding hydrogenase maturation protease translates to MGLTDRESEIAVVGLGSPIMCDDAVGLRVSRAINDMHIESVDCHEEAVGGLDILPVIHGYRMAIIVDAIMTGEYGPGTILIFSEKDFDEKISEAASHDVNLPTAIKIGRQMDPDIMPERIMYIAIEVQDIKTMTETMTPEVEAAVPSACNAVLHLIDEFRKRSSSHHSS, encoded by the coding sequence ATGGGTCTGACTGACAGGGAATCTGAGATCGCAGTGGTGGGGCTCGGCAGCCCGATAATGTGCGATGATGCCGTAGGTCTGCGTGTTTCCCGCGCAATAAACGACATGCATATCGAGAGCGTCGACTGCCATGAGGAGGCGGTCGGCGGATTGGACATACTCCCTGTCATCCACGGTTACAGGATGGCGATCATCGTCGATGCGATCATGACCGGGGAGTACGGGCCCGGAACGATCCTGATCTTCTCGGAGAAGGACTTCGACGAGAAGATATCCGAGGCGGCATCCCATGACGTGAACCTTCCCACGGCGATAAAGATAGGGAGACAGATGGATCCCGACATCATGCCTGAGAGGATCATGTATATCGCTATCGAGGTCCAGGACATCAAGACGATGACCGAGACGATGACCCCTGAGGTGGAAGCTGCTGTGCCCAGCGCATGCAATGCGGTCCTTCATCTGATAGACGAGTTCAGAAAGCGATCTTCGTCACATCATAGTTCTTGA